The following are encoded in a window of Sinomonas cyclohexanicum genomic DNA:
- a CDS encoding fluoride efflux transporter FluC, with translation MTPAEALLLGAAGGVGAVARYVLDTAVSRRLKGPLPFATIGINATGSFLLGLIAGAVIAGVADPTVQAVLGTGFLGGYTTFSTASYQSVSLALSGRWAAAVVNGVGTLALCLAAAFGGLALGGAL, from the coding sequence GTGACCCCCGCGGAGGCGCTCCTGCTGGGAGCGGCGGGCGGGGTCGGCGCCGTCGCGCGCTACGTGCTCGACACGGCGGTGAGCCGCCGGCTCAAGGGCCCCCTGCCGTTCGCGACGATCGGCATCAACGCCACGGGCTCGTTCCTGCTGGGCCTGATCGCGGGGGCGGTGATCGCCGGGGTCGCCGACCCCACGGTCCAGGCCGTCCTGGGCACCGGGTTCCTGGGTGGGTACACGACCTTCTCCACCGCGAGCTACCAGAGCGTGAGCCTCGCGCTGAGCGGTCGGTGGGCGGCCGCCGTCGTGAACGGGGTGGGGACGCTCGCGCTGTGCCTCGCCGCCGCGTTCGGGGGCCTCGCGCTCGGCGGCGCGCTCTGA
- a CDS encoding YbhB/YbcL family Raf kinase inhibitor-like protein encodes MSGNDPFDRIPPTASFTVTSTTVTDGGAWPPPQYSGAFDVPGGEDVSPQLSWSGAPEGTKSYAVTVFDPDAPTQSGFWHWAVANIPASASELPEGAGTAAGDQLPAGAFQLKNDGGTAQFVGAAPPSGHGPHRYFITVHALDVEDLGVGPDASPAYLGFNIFFHTLGRAVMVVTGEIE; translated from the coding sequence ATGAGTGGCAACGACCCCTTTGACCGCATCCCGCCCACGGCCAGCTTCACCGTCACGAGCACCACGGTCACGGATGGCGGCGCGTGGCCGCCACCCCAGTACTCCGGCGCATTCGACGTCCCCGGGGGCGAGGACGTCTCCCCGCAGCTGTCGTGGTCCGGTGCGCCCGAGGGCACCAAGAGCTACGCCGTCACGGTCTTCGACCCGGACGCGCCCACCCAATCGGGATTCTGGCACTGGGCCGTCGCGAACATCCCCGCGTCCGCGTCCGAGCTGCCCGAGGGAGCCGGGACCGCCGCCGGGGACCAGCTCCCCGCGGGTGCGTTCCAGCTCAAGAACGACGGCGGCACGGCCCAGTTCGTCGGTGCCGCCCCGCCCTCCGGCCACGGCCCGCACCGGTACTTCATCACGGTCCACGCCCTCGATGTCGAGGACCTCGGCGTCGGCCCCGACGCGTCCCCCGCGTACCTCGGCTTCAACATCTTCTTCCACACACTCGGGCGCGCGGTCATGGTGGTGACCGGCGAGATCGAGTAG
- a CDS encoding TetR/AcrR family transcriptional regulator — translation MPRPPKARAAILDAYRDLLVSDGERAATMDAVAAAAGVSKGGLLYHFKSKDALADGLLEWLREAAAEDRARMAAAEEGPSRYFVRTSVSTGSDMDLLFVAAVRLAQAGSAAALAALEELDAAWLDIIRREVPDPAASAAIMLIGEGLYHYSSLAGTWPEAAFGTGVDGLLGVVDRLRDA, via the coding sequence ATGCCAAGACCCCCCAAGGCTCGCGCGGCGATCCTGGACGCCTACCGCGATCTCCTCGTCTCCGACGGCGAGCGGGCGGCGACCATGGACGCCGTCGCCGCGGCCGCCGGCGTGTCCAAGGGCGGGCTGCTGTACCACTTCAAGAGCAAGGACGCGCTCGCGGACGGGCTGCTCGAGTGGCTCCGCGAGGCCGCCGCGGAGGACCGGGCGCGCATGGCCGCCGCCGAGGAGGGGCCGTCGCGCTACTTCGTGCGCACGTCGGTGAGCACGGGATCGGACATGGACCTGCTCTTCGTCGCGGCCGTACGGCTCGCGCAGGCCGGCTCCGCCGCGGCCCTGGCCGCTCTCGAGGAGCTCGACGCGGCCTGGCTCGACATCATCCGGCGCGAGGTCCCGGACCCGGCCGCGTCCGCCGCGATCATGCTCATCGGGGAGGGGCTCTACCACTATTCGTCGCTCGCCGGCACGTGGCCGGAGGCGGCGTTCGGGACGGGGGTGGACGGGCTGCTCGGCGTCGTGGACAGGCTGCGGGACGCGTAG
- a CDS encoding GntR family transcriptional regulator, translating into MAKKTDAETLSKHLHDALRRDILAGRWSPGAKLQLTALSQHYETSSTVVREALTRLVGDRLVQLRPNRGFFVPELSLSELEDITEMRCVNEELAARLAIERGTLDWESELIAAHHTLARTQRRDTVDPDIHTEAWNEAHQAFHAKLVEACGVPVLIDLTSVLSDLSQLYGRWAGVATRNADRDVEQEHRDILAAALARDPRLTAALLRAHYQTTMAAIRSAGEVGLRVG; encoded by the coding sequence ATGGCCAAGAAGACCGACGCCGAGACCCTCTCGAAGCACCTCCACGATGCGCTGCGCCGTGACATCCTGGCCGGGCGCTGGAGCCCGGGAGCGAAGCTGCAGCTCACCGCCCTGTCGCAGCACTACGAGACAAGCAGCACCGTGGTTCGCGAGGCGCTCACGCGGCTCGTGGGGGACCGGCTCGTGCAGCTGCGCCCGAACCGCGGATTCTTCGTCCCCGAACTCTCGCTGTCCGAGCTCGAGGACATCACCGAGATGCGCTGCGTCAACGAGGAGCTTGCGGCGCGGCTCGCGATCGAGCGCGGCACCCTGGACTGGGAGTCCGAGCTCATCGCCGCCCACCACACCCTCGCGCGGACCCAGCGCCGCGACACCGTAGACCCGGACATCCACACCGAGGCCTGGAACGAGGCGCATCAGGCGTTCCACGCGAAGCTCGTCGAGGCGTGCGGGGTCCCGGTGCTGATCGACCTCACGTCGGTGCTCTCCGACCTCAGCCAACTCTACGGCCGCTGGGCAGGCGTCGCCACGCGCAACGCGGACCGCGATGTCGAGCAGGAGCACCGCGACATCCTCGCGGCCGCCCTGGCCCGGGATCCGCGACTCACGGCCGCGCTCCTGCGCGCGCACTACCAGACCACCATGGCGGCGATCCGCAGCGCGGGGGAGGTCGGCCTCAGGGTCGGTTAG
- a CDS encoding VOC family protein, whose protein sequence is MSWGLISEMGHVAIQTTALAASVADATELLGLRVTERTSDGSVYLAANAVHHELVYVESSRNGIHALGLIARNGDALAEVRRRVEAENLPVLSERPISAGVADGFAFVGPEGWIFEVYTGMQKSDPGALSFGPDRYGHINFHPQDVTGMMKFLSRVFDFRLSDVIGDDFAYFMRCNPDHHGIALIKGRGTFHHHAWHTQSVGDLAKLGDRLNRKGRELIWGPVRHGAGHNIAAYYVESSGAVVELYTDLEQIYDNDREPVIWGQDDNWYNMWSDRRPDDFRTFGIPPVDHRF, encoded by the coding sequence ATGTCCTGGGGACTGATCAGCGAGATGGGCCACGTGGCCATCCAGACCACGGCCCTGGCCGCATCGGTGGCCGACGCCACTGAGCTGCTGGGCCTCAGGGTCACCGAGCGCACCTCTGACGGCAGCGTCTACCTGGCCGCGAACGCCGTGCACCACGAGCTCGTCTACGTCGAGTCGAGCCGCAACGGCATCCACGCCCTGGGCCTGATCGCCCGCAACGGCGACGCCCTCGCCGAGGTCCGCCGCCGGGTCGAGGCCGAGAACCTGCCGGTCCTCTCCGAGCGCCCGATCAGCGCCGGCGTCGCGGACGGCTTCGCGTTCGTGGGCCCCGAGGGCTGGATCTTCGAGGTCTACACCGGCATGCAGAAGTCGGATCCGGGCGCGCTCTCGTTCGGGCCCGACCGCTACGGGCACATCAACTTCCACCCGCAGGACGTCACGGGGATGATGAAGTTCCTCTCGCGCGTGTTCGACTTCCGCCTCTCCGACGTGATCGGGGACGACTTCGCGTACTTCATGCGGTGCAACCCTGACCACCACGGGATCGCGCTCATCAAGGGCCGCGGCACCTTCCACCACCACGCGTGGCACACCCAGTCGGTCGGGGACCTCGCGAAGCTCGGCGACCGCCTCAACCGCAAGGGCCGCGAGCTCATCTGGGGCCCGGTCCGCCACGGCGCGGGCCACAACATCGCCGCGTACTACGTCGAGTCCTCGGGCGCCGTCGTCGAGCTCTACACGGACCTCGAGCAGATCTACGACAACGACCGAGAGCCCGTCATCTGGGGCCAGGACGACAACTGGTACAACATGTGGTCCGACCGGCGCCCCGACGACTTCCGCACGTTCGGGATCCCGCCGGTCGACCACCGCTTCTGA
- a CDS encoding fumarylacetoacetate hydrolase family protein, whose protein sequence is MNYVSFTTPDGAATWGVALDGRVHDLGPTGANVAETLKDLVADGRFGTLAEEQVREAPAFDEADVALLPPITEPGKVLCIGVNYVSHQQETGRTNQKAPTVFIRFADSQMGHNAPALMPTSTTQYDYEGEMALVIAKDAYRVSADDAWGYVAGYAAYNDFSVRDWQLAATQWTPGKNFPGTGAFGPYLVPAADLGSVDELKLETRVNGEVRQSASVADLYFSIPQIIEYLTAWTKLSAGDVVVTGTPGGVGLFMEPKGFLSPGDVVEVEITRLGTLTNTVALDA, encoded by the coding sequence ATGAACTACGTCTCCTTCACGACCCCCGACGGCGCCGCGACCTGGGGCGTTGCCCTCGACGGCCGCGTCCACGACCTCGGCCCGACCGGCGCGAACGTCGCCGAGACCCTCAAGGACCTCGTCGCGGACGGCCGCTTCGGCACGCTCGCCGAGGAGCAGGTACGCGAGGCCCCGGCGTTCGACGAGGCCGACGTCGCCCTCCTGCCGCCGATCACCGAGCCCGGCAAGGTCCTGTGCATCGGCGTGAACTACGTGAGCCACCAGCAGGAGACCGGCAGGACGAACCAGAAGGCCCCGACGGTCTTCATCCGCTTCGCCGACTCCCAGATGGGCCACAACGCCCCGGCGCTCATGCCCACCTCGACCACCCAGTATGACTACGAGGGCGAGATGGCCCTCGTCATCGCCAAGGACGCCTATCGCGTCAGCGCCGACGACGCGTGGGGCTACGTGGCCGGGTACGCCGCCTACAACGACTTCTCGGTGCGAGACTGGCAGCTCGCCGCGACCCAGTGGACCCCGGGCAAGAATTTCCCGGGGACGGGCGCGTTCGGCCCCTACCTCGTCCCCGCAGCGGACCTCGGAAGCGTCGACGAGCTCAAGCTCGAGACCCGCGTCAACGGCGAGGTCCGCCAGAGCGCGTCAGTCGCGGACCTGTACTTCTCGATCCCGCAGATCATCGAGTACCTCACCGCATGGACCAAGCTCTCCGCGGGGGACGTTGTCGTCACGGGGACACCGGGCGGTGTGGGCCTGTTCATGGAGCCCAAGGGCTTCCTGTCTCCCGGTGACGTCGTCGAGGTCGAGATCACCCGCCTCGGCACGCTCACCAACACCGTGGCCCTGGACGCCTGA
- a CDS encoding FAD-dependent monooxygenase: MSEPATPGRAEERVEADVVVLGAGPTGLTAACLMADAGLTVAVVEQHPGTGDEPRAISVTDESLRIMQQLGVLRELASETLLDTGARYTGRRGQVLAEVRPPRQRLGQPGKSQFDQPVMEGLLWKAAAARPGIVMHFGTEATGLAQSASGVQLEAVRRGPRSEGFRGDLAQDAAFAAESAAGGGDVVHVGGGAPSSEGTAADDAASSPTAVTFRAQWLVACDGGRSFARKALGIGLEGSTQVEKWIVVDLLDAGEGEPYASFHCNGRRPVVVVPGVHGRRRYEFMLHPGEDEAAMLSAESIRALVGEHQDVGRLRVRRAAVYTAQQRLAARWRDGRVLLAGDAAHLMPPFAGQGLNAGLRDAAAAAWRVAEAVHGRAGEALLDSYESERKPHAGEMVRLSKRIGSIVMSTNPLVCAVRDAVIPALGIVPSVKTWLTTMKFLRQPRYHEGLGVPVAPAVPAPAADLLGRALPQPDVVPAEGGAVVKLDSVLGRGFAWIAVTGPGQLSVTRPGQAPVAVRTVAGAVDAAVLDAAGGHELLIRPDRYIAAVVAPGGRAGVYGALADALPGMAEHFAVAAAAVR, encoded by the coding sequence ATGAGCGAGCCAGCCACCCCGGGACGCGCCGAGGAGCGCGTGGAAGCCGACGTCGTCGTGCTAGGCGCCGGCCCCACCGGGCTCACCGCCGCGTGCCTCATGGCCGACGCCGGACTGACCGTCGCGGTCGTCGAGCAGCACCCCGGCACCGGCGACGAGCCCCGCGCCATCAGCGTCACGGACGAGTCGCTGCGCATCATGCAGCAGCTCGGCGTCCTGCGCGAGCTGGCCTCCGAGACGCTCCTGGACACGGGCGCGCGCTACACGGGTCGACGCGGGCAGGTGCTCGCCGAGGTCCGGCCGCCGCGTCAGCGCCTCGGCCAGCCTGGCAAGAGCCAGTTCGACCAGCCCGTCATGGAGGGCCTCCTCTGGAAGGCCGCGGCCGCCCGCCCCGGGATCGTGATGCATTTCGGCACCGAGGCGACGGGCCTGGCGCAGTCCGCCAGCGGCGTCCAGCTCGAGGCCGTGCGTCGCGGGCCGCGCAGCGAGGGCTTCCGCGGAGACCTTGCCCAGGACGCCGCGTTCGCCGCGGAGTCCGCCGCCGGGGGAGGTGACGTGGTCCACGTGGGCGGCGGCGCGCCGTCGTCGGAGGGGACCGCTGCGGACGACGCCGCGTCCTCGCCCACGGCGGTGACGTTCCGGGCACAGTGGCTCGTCGCCTGCGACGGCGGGCGCAGCTTCGCACGGAAGGCGCTCGGGATCGGGCTCGAGGGGTCGACCCAGGTCGAGAAGTGGATCGTCGTCGACCTGCTCGACGCGGGCGAGGGCGAGCCGTACGCATCGTTCCACTGCAACGGTCGGCGGCCGGTTGTCGTCGTGCCCGGCGTCCACGGGCGGCGCCGGTACGAGTTCATGCTGCACCCGGGCGAGGACGAGGCCGCCATGCTCTCGGCCGAGTCGATCCGCGCACTCGTGGGAGAGCACCAGGACGTCGGCCGGCTCCGGGTGCGGCGCGCGGCCGTGTACACGGCGCAGCAGCGGCTCGCGGCACGGTGGCGCGACGGGCGCGTGCTCCTCGCGGGCGACGCCGCGCACCTCATGCCGCCGTTCGCCGGCCAGGGCCTCAACGCCGGGCTCCGCGACGCCGCCGCGGCCGCGTGGCGCGTGGCCGAGGCCGTGCACGGGCGCGCGGGGGAGGCGCTGCTCGACTCCTACGAGAGCGAGCGCAAGCCCCACGCGGGAGAGATGGTGCGGCTGTCGAAGCGGATTGGGTCGATCGTCATGAGCACCAACCCGCTCGTGTGCGCGGTACGCGACGCGGTGATCCCCGCGCTCGGGATCGTGCCGAGCGTCAAGACCTGGCTCACGACGATGAAGTTCCTGCGGCAGCCGCGGTACCACGAGGGGCTCGGGGTCCCCGTGGCGCCGGCGGTTCCGGCGCCTGCCGCGGACCTGCTCGGGCGGGCGCTGCCGCAGCCGGACGTGGTGCCGGCGGAGGGCGGCGCGGTCGTGAAACTCGACTCCGTGCTCGGGCGGGGCTTCGCGTGGATCGCCGTGACCGGGCCGGGGCAGCTGTCAGTGACGCGCCCGGGGCAGGCGCCTGTCGCGGTGCGCACGGTGGCCGGCGCAGTTGACGCCGCTGTGCTCGACGCCGCCGGCGGCCACGAGCTCCTCATCCGGCCCGACCGGTATATCGCCGCCGTCGTGGCGCCCGGTGGACGCGCGGGCGTCTATGGGGCGCTCGCGGACGCGCTGCCAGGGATGGCGGAGCACTTCGCCGTGGCCGCGGCGGCAGTGCGGTAG
- a CDS encoding aldehyde dehydrogenase family protein encodes MTATATDTARPALLDAPLRLFIDGEFTVGRGGDFTVVDPSTGKALAETTLASAEDVDRAVRAARAAFDDGRWSRLAPAARAARLHRLADLLEQNLDELALLESLNCGKPLAIARDFEIRQGIEILRYQAGWATKLNGETRDVSLPGTWHAYTLRQPLGVAGLIVPWNVPFTLALSKVAPALAAGCTAVLKPAELTPLTAVRLAELALEAGIPAGVLNVVQGLGPVAGQALAEHPLVDKISFTGSTAVGQHLLRTVSHSLTRISLELGGKSPVVIFDDADLAQAVPGAAQAIFANAGQVCAAGSRLYVHEKVADDVVAGIARIAEGLRIGAGTAEGTQLGPLISEAQRERVLGYVREGLADGAELVTGGAAADGAGFFVRPTVLRTDSPSLSVVREEIFGPVLVVQTFSDEDTIEDVVARANDSDYGLNSIVWTRDLSRALLFAERVKAGNVRVNTPAGMDASLPFGGFRMSGWGRENGREGIEAYTELKTVTVRLA; translated from the coding sequence ATGACTGCCACCGCTACTGACACCGCCCGCCCCGCGCTGCTCGACGCGCCCCTGCGCCTGTTCATCGACGGCGAGTTCACGGTCGGCAGGGGCGGCGACTTCACCGTCGTCGACCCCTCGACGGGCAAGGCACTGGCAGAGACGACGCTCGCATCCGCCGAGGATGTCGACCGCGCGGTACGGGCGGCCCGCGCCGCGTTCGACGACGGCCGCTGGTCCCGCCTCGCGCCCGCCGCCCGCGCGGCGCGGCTGCACCGCCTCGCGGACCTGCTCGAGCAGAACCTCGACGAGCTCGCGCTCCTCGAGTCGCTCAACTGCGGCAAGCCGCTCGCGATCGCCCGGGACTTCGAGATCCGCCAGGGCATCGAGATCCTCCGGTACCAGGCCGGCTGGGCCACCAAGCTGAACGGCGAGACCCGCGACGTGTCCCTGCCCGGCACGTGGCACGCCTACACGCTGCGCCAGCCGCTCGGCGTCGCCGGCCTGATCGTGCCGTGGAACGTGCCGTTCACGCTTGCGCTGTCCAAGGTGGCCCCGGCGCTCGCGGCGGGCTGCACGGCCGTGCTCAAGCCGGCCGAGCTCACGCCGCTGACGGCGGTGCGGCTCGCCGAGCTCGCGCTGGAGGCGGGGATCCCGGCGGGCGTGCTCAACGTGGTCCAGGGCCTCGGGCCCGTTGCCGGGCAGGCCCTGGCCGAGCACCCGCTCGTGGACAAGATCTCCTTCACCGGCTCGACCGCCGTGGGCCAGCACCTGCTCCGCACCGTCTCGCACAGCCTCACGCGGATCAGCCTGGAGCTCGGCGGCAAGTCCCCCGTGGTCATCTTCGACGACGCCGACCTCGCCCAGGCGGTTCCCGGCGCCGCGCAGGCCATCTTCGCCAACGCGGGCCAGGTGTGCGCCGCGGGTTCGCGACTGTACGTGCACGAGAAGGTCGCGGATGACGTCGTGGCCGGGATCGCGCGGATCGCGGAGGGCCTGCGGATCGGTGCCGGCACTGCCGAAGGCACCCAGCTCGGTCCGCTCATCTCCGAGGCCCAGCGCGAGCGCGTCCTCGGGTACGTCCGCGAGGGGCTCGCGGACGGTGCCGAGCTCGTCACGGGCGGCGCCGCGGCCGACGGCGCGGGCTTCTTTGTGCGCCCGACCGTGCTCCGCACCGACTCGCCATCCCTCTCCGTGGTGCGCGAGGAGATCTTCGGCCCGGTCCTCGTGGTGCAGACGTTCTCCGACGAGGACACGATCGAGGACGTCGTGGCCCGCGCCAACGACTCCGACTATGGGCTCAACTCGATCGTGTGGACCCGGGACCTGAGCCGGGCGCTGCTCTTCGCCGAGCGCGTCAAGGCCGGGAACGTCCGCGTCAACACCCCCGCGGGCATGGACGCGAGCCTGCCGTTCGGCGGATTCAGGATGTCCGGCTGGGGCCGGGAGAACGGCCGCGAGGGCATCGAGGCGTACACGGAGCTGAAGACGGTGACCGTCCGGCTCGCCTGA
- a CDS encoding ABC transporter substrate-binding protein has translation MFTRRTFLARSAAVVAIAASASLGLAACGGDAQSAASGGTTKLKIAVAPIQFETAYIAQQQGFFAKQGLDVEIVRGADPAALLAQVVSGDVNIAIGSWINVATSAAKGVPVKVIGGNGIVDPKADNSGVLVSKGSSVKSLKDLAGKTIGVVGVKSGGDIPVLQALEAAGVDVNSVKEVAIPYAGMQAALERNTVDAVVPADAFYHQMISAGYASISNPVREFQANMPVTVWTTTQQWLAQNSATAKKFDDAMTAAVSYFDDPANLEAVRKVNADVNQTDISKSPTALFKADVAFNVKEAQDGVDAMNHFGLLTKAVSVKDILWDQAPQRAAAGK, from the coding sequence ATGTTCACTCGACGCACGTTCCTGGCCCGCAGCGCGGCCGTCGTCGCCATCGCCGCCAGCGCGTCCCTCGGGCTCGCCGCGTGCGGCGGTGACGCCCAGTCCGCCGCGAGCGGTGGGACCACCAAGCTCAAGATCGCGGTCGCCCCGATCCAGTTCGAGACCGCTTACATCGCCCAGCAGCAGGGCTTCTTCGCCAAGCAGGGCCTCGACGTCGAGATCGTCCGCGGCGCCGACCCGGCCGCGCTCCTCGCGCAGGTGGTCTCGGGCGACGTCAACATCGCCATCGGTTCGTGGATCAACGTCGCGACCTCGGCCGCCAAGGGCGTGCCGGTCAAGGTGATCGGCGGCAACGGCATCGTCGACCCGAAGGCGGACAACTCGGGCGTCCTCGTCTCGAAGGGCTCGTCCGTCAAGAGCCTCAAGGACCTCGCGGGCAAGACCATCGGCGTCGTGGGCGTCAAGTCCGGCGGCGACATCCCCGTCCTCCAGGCCCTTGAAGCGGCCGGCGTCGACGTGAACTCGGTCAAGGAGGTCGCGATCCCGTACGCCGGCATGCAGGCCGCGCTCGAGCGGAACACGGTCGACGCCGTCGTCCCCGCCGATGCGTTCTACCACCAGATGATCTCGGCCGGCTACGCGAGCATCTCGAACCCGGTGCGCGAGTTCCAGGCCAACATGCCCGTGACGGTGTGGACCACAACCCAGCAGTGGCTCGCCCAGAATTCTGCGACCGCGAAGAAGTTCGACGACGCCATGACCGCGGCCGTCTCGTACTTCGATGACCCGGCCAACCTCGAGGCTGTGCGCAAGGTCAACGCGGACGTCAACCAGACGGACATCTCCAAGTCGCCCACGGCGCTCTTCAAGGCGGACGTGGCGTTCAACGTCAAGGAGGCCCAGGACGGCGTGGACGCCATGAACCACTTCGGCCTCCTGACGAAGGCCGTCTCGGTCAAGGACATCCTGTGGGACCAGGCCCCGCAGCGTGCCGCGGCAGGCAAGTGA
- a CDS encoding ABC transporter permease has protein sequence MTRLSTNGAWLLAQRVLAIGVLLAVWQVIVAAGLVPSMVPGVGAVAAAAVASLVNPVFWQALGGTLLAALAGWLIATVAGVVLGLLIGSIRFLDRSTSILIDFGRSFPVLALMPVVIMLLGSNTRMEIVVVALSALWPILIQTTYGARRQEAAVADTVAVFRIPPLLRFRRVLLPGALPFIATGVRISSAISILVAVGVEVISQAPGIGRQITLMQQNASWDLAFAYLLFTGFVGWTLAVLLHKVEARALTWKRQIDD, from the coding sequence ATGACCCGCCTCTCGACCAACGGTGCGTGGCTGCTGGCCCAGCGCGTGCTCGCGATCGGCGTCCTGCTCGCGGTGTGGCAGGTGATCGTCGCCGCCGGCCTGGTGCCTTCGATGGTGCCCGGCGTCGGCGCCGTCGCGGCCGCGGCCGTGGCCTCGCTCGTGAACCCCGTGTTCTGGCAGGCCCTCGGCGGGACGCTCCTCGCGGCCCTCGCCGGGTGGCTCATCGCGACCGTGGCCGGGGTGGTGCTCGGCCTGCTCATCGGCTCGATCCGGTTCCTTGACCGCTCCACCTCGATCCTCATCGACTTCGGCCGCTCGTTCCCCGTCCTCGCGCTCATGCCAGTGGTCATCATGCTCCTGGGATCGAACACCCGCATGGAGATCGTGGTGGTCGCGCTCAGCGCGCTGTGGCCGATCCTCATCCAGACGACCTACGGCGCGCGGCGCCAGGAGGCCGCGGTCGCGGACACTGTCGCGGTGTTCCGGATCCCGCCACTCCTGCGATTCCGCCGCGTCCTGCTCCCCGGCGCGCTGCCGTTCATCGCGACCGGCGTGCGGATCTCCTCGGCCATCTCGATCCTCGTCGCCGTCGGCGTCGAGGTCATCTCCCAGGCCCCCGGCATCGGGCGCCAGATCACCCTCATGCAGCAGAACGCGAGCTGGGACCTCGCCTTCGCGTACCTGCTGTTCACGGGCTTCGTCGGGTGGACCCTCGCGGTGCTCCTGCACAAGGTCGAGGCCCGTGCGCTGACCTGGAAGAGGCAGATCGATGACTAG